A segment of the Lolium perenne isolate Kyuss_39 chromosome 3, Kyuss_2.0, whole genome shotgun sequence genome:
TGCAAGAGTTCAAAAAATGCTCACATGTCCAAGGAGGTTACAAAAATTTCCATATTGATGGAAACCATAAGCCTTTTTTTTCTCCTATAAGGATCTCAAGAACACACCAAAGCTACACATATCAGATTTGATTGAGTAAATGCTTTCAGATGCATACTCCTAAGAAATAGAACCACTGAAATGGATACTGTCGGCGCACCAAAAATTTAGTGCGCGGAGATAAAATTCGAAGAGGTCTGGGCCAGATAAAAAAAATCTGTGCATCCTTACCCTCGACACGCCTCTATGGTTATGCAGAGGTTGGATGTAATTACTTGATCAAGTAATAAATCATCCATTATCGAAAAAAAGATAGAGTAGAGTACTGAGGATTAGAAAATAATACTACCAAGATTTAGGAAAAAAAAGTGAGGATAAACGAAAATTAAATTCGCTCAGTACTTTAATACTCCTTCTCTCATAGTTTATTAGGCGTACGCGTACCCCTAGAtcgcaaatttgatcaagttagtaTTAGTTATATATTataaaaaattatatcattagaaagtttagatatTCTATTTTCTAATAATATAATATATTTTttcattatataatttaaattatatagatcAAATTGGCAACCTGGGTATACGGGCaagactagtaaactgagacgAAGGGAGTACTACTAAACATGCTTTTAACAGTAAATAAGAATTTACAGTTTAGTGGAATCATCTTCACTAATCCCTACAAAACTTTTAGTGGCCAAACAAGACCGTAGACAAGATGGATTGATGAAACCGCCGGCAAGAACAGGCACGGTTTTCCATCTACAGGCTAGGCCAGTAGCAACGTGGAAAACGAAAAGAATCCTTCATAGTCGGTTTGAAAAGAAAATATTTTCTTCCCAAGAActcataaataaataaataaataaataacctCCCAGGCCCGGCCCAGCAAGAACGAACCCATATATATCGTCTCATCATCTATCCTTCTATTTAGCCAGAAAGAAAAAAAACTCATTACGATGACGATGCCGCCGCCACTCCTGCAGCCCTACGACCCTACCAGGGGGCTGATCTCCTGCTTCACCGACGACGGCCTCGCCGCCGATGGCAGCATCTCAGCCGCCACGGCCGAGACCCTCCGAGGCCTCCTCGTCGACCTCTACCAGGAGGCGTTCCGGCGGCTGCCCGTCGAGGGCATGCGGGCGGACGGCGTAAAGACGGCCAAGCTAGTCGACCGCGGCGGCCTCTGCCTCGGCCTCCTCGACCCCGTCACCAACATCGTCCTCAACACCGTCTCCCTCCTCCCCGACGGCTTCGAGACGACGAACCCTAGCACCCCGGCGAACTCCGGTCGCAGCCGCCGCGAGCGGACAAGGGATAGATGGGACGATGTAGCGTCGCGGTCCAGCCGGTGCCTCCTCGAGTTCATGCGCGCCTACTTCGGGCTGCTCACCGAGGAGCAGGCCGGGCGGTACCTCGTCTGGGCACGCGCCGACCTCGCAATGGCCGTCCTGCTCGTCGAGCACGACCTCTACGCCGCCCGCCCCGCGCCGCCCGACCCTCGCTCCGGGAGGACATGGAGCTCCCTCCGCCTCGCTGCCACGCACGTTAAGCACCCTTTACCGGGCAAACTCGTCTCGCTCGCCACGGCATGGCTACCCCCGGAGAGTCTCCAGATGCTGGCCCCCGTTCTGCGACACCAAGACCTCACCGTCCACGACGTCAAGACCGTCCTCCAAGTGCTCCGCCACCCAGACGACGTCTCAGCCATGAAGACATTGCCGCCGTTGCCAACCCTTGAAGAAGGCACCACGAGCTGCACCGACCTTGGAGATGGCCGGATCGCCTACACCACCATTGTCCAGAGAGCCGGCGACCACATCGCGTCCCTGCGGCGTCCTCAAGACATGGACCCCGCGCACCCTGCACCGCCGGGTACGATGGCGAAGCTTCCACCGGGCTCCCCCTGTTTGTTCGTCCGGTCTCTCGAGGCCGCCGACGCCGAGGCGTGCCCATATGTCCGGTCATTGGAGATGTCGCTCTACGGCGCCATCCACGGCTTCTACCTCAGCGCGCTCGCCATGCTGCCTCGCCACAAAGCACGCAAACACGTCCGCGGCGTCCTCCTCGCCGGCCACTGCTACGGGCCCATGGACCCGGTGTCCAACATCCTTCTCAGCGCCATCTGGTACGACGCCAACTTCCCGCTCCCGGACGCCGACCGCCGCACCCAGCCACACGACATCCTCGACACACTCGCCATCCTCCGAGCCGTGTCCCGATCCCTACATGGCCTCGTCGCCCTCCTCCACGCCACCTCCGGTCAGAAGCTGCCGCTGCACGACATCCTCAAGTACCTCTCCTACGCGCAGTGCGACATCTCCGTCATGCTCCAGCCACATTTAAACCAGGATGGGAGCTCTCCCAACCCTTTTGTGGATGCCGCCACCGCTGCCGAGCACCCGCAAGCGTCTTCCATGGCAGCATTTTTCGCATCCTTGGCACCGGCGAAGCTGGACAGGCTCCGGTCGCTGATGACGAGTGCCACCACCAACAACACCGCGCTCTCCCGCGACTCCTTGACGCAGATACGTACCATCCTCAAAGAAGAAACCCCGGCGACGAGGCCACTTTCTCAGAGAAGAAACCTTTCCAAGACGGCGCTGGGAATTCTCGCCAGTAAAAGGCAGGCCTATGATCGACAGCAAAGCTTGATCCGTGGCAGTATCGAAAAGCTGCTGCGGGAATACGCCCGTGGCCATCCTTCCGAACCAAAATACAAGCTGGATTTTATATGTGGCTCGGCCTTAGCTGATCACCCTCGCTACGGCAAATTCTACCATGTCAATTTCATGgcgaccaccaaatccgcatccgGGAACACACTCTTCTTTGCCCAATTCATGGCGTATCACGATTACCCCAAGACATCCATCTGTTGCCCTCTGCCACAGGCGTATGATACGGGTAAGCTAAACTAGTACAGTGGAGTATAATTTTTTTTCTTAAAATGCAGATTATGTTCATGCCAATTTGGTTCTGCCTGCCAATATACAGGTCGTTGCTATTATGGCCGGGAGTCGGCGCGTAAGCTCGCGTATCCAGACCATTCTGTC
Coding sequences within it:
- the LOC127345906 gene encoding uncharacterized protein, which translates into the protein MTSATTNNTALSRDSLTQIRTILKEETPATRPLSQRRNLSKTALGILASKRQAYDRQQSLIRGSIEKLLREYARGHPSEPKYKLDFICGSALADHPRYGKFYHVNFMATTKSASGNTLFFAQFMAYHDYPKTSICCPLPQAYDTGRCYYGRESARKLAYPDHSVDYFSSIDITDGGLDNTEDTLDTDFLYFDSERDVELAKVLQRMAKQDEARQRSERFDQWHMAPLC